One Thioclava sp. ES.031 genomic window, TTTCGGCGGCTTTCAGGATCGCCTCTTCGGTGGCGCGCCGCGCCTCGGCGCGGCTACCGCGGCTCGCTTGCCCATTTTTTGTGCGCTTGCCGCTCTCATCATCTTTCATTCAAAATACGTCCTGATTTTTGTTGACCGAATGGTCAGACCGTGGCCCACTCAACCTGACCATACGGTCAGAAAAAGATTCGTCGCAAGAGGGGATAACCCCCACGCAGCCGACAGGGAGTTATGAAATGTCAGCACCCGGAGAAAACCTCCGCATCAATCCCGATCGCCTTTGGGACAGTCTCATGGAGATGGCCAAGATCGGTCCCGGCGTCGCCGGGGGCAATAATCGCCAGACCCTCACCGATGCGGATGCCGAAGGCCGCGCGCTGTTCCAGAAATGGTGCGAAGACGCCGGCATGACGATGGGCGTCGACACGATGGGCAACATGTTCGCGACCCGCGCGGGCGAAGACCCCGATGCGCTGCCGGTCTATATGGGCAGCCACCTCGACACGCAGCCCACGGGCGGCAAATACGACGGTGTCCTCGGTGTGCTCGGCGCGCTGGAGGCGGTGCGCTCGATGAACGATCTCGGGATCAAGACCAAGCACCCGATCGTCGTGACCAACTGGACCAACGAAGAGGGCACGCGCTTCGCTCCGGCGATGCTCGCCTCGGGTGTCTTCGCGGGCATCCACACGCAGGACTGGGCCTACGATCGCGAAGACGCAGAAGGCAAGAAGTTCGGCGACGAGCTGAAGCGTGTCGGCTGGGTCGGCGACGAAGAGGTCGGTGCGCGCAAGATGCATGCGATGTTCGAACTGCATATCGAGCAGGGCCCGATCCTCGAAGCCGAAGGCAAGGATATCGGCGTCGTCACGCATGGGCAGGGCCTCAGCTGGACGCAGGTGACGATCACCGGCAAGGACGCGCATACCGGCTCCACCCCGATGCCGATGCGCAAGAATGCGGGCCTCGGCATGGCGCGCGTGCTGGAACTGGTCGACGAGATCGCCTGGTCGCACAAGCCCCATGCGGTGGGCGCCGCGGGCCATATCGACATCTACCCGAATTCGCGTAACGTGATCCCCGGCAAAGCCGTGTTCACCGTCGATTTCCGCTCGCCCGATCTGAGCGTGATCGAGGATATGGAAAAACGGCTGCGCGAGGGGGCGAAGAAAATCTGCGACGAGATGGGCCTTGAGGTGGAATTCGAGAAGACCGGCGGCTTCGACCCCGTCACCTTCGATCCGGCCTGCGTGAGCGCCGTGCGCAGCGCCGCCGAGCGTCTGGGCTATTCGCATCGCGACATCATCTCGGGCGCGGGCCACGATGCCTGCTGGATCAACGCGGTCGCGCCGACGGCGATGGTGATGTGCCCCTGCGTCGACGGGCTGAGCCATAACGAGGCCGAGGATATTTCCAAGGACTGGGCAGGCGCGGGTGCCGATGTGCTGTTCCACGCCGTGCTGGAAACCGCGGAAATCGTAAGCTGATACGGGCGGAAGAGGGGGCGCTGCCCCCTCGGCGCTATGCGCCTCACCCCCGGGATATTTGAACCAAATCGAAGGCGGAAGACCTTCGTGGGAGGTAAGCAATGACCAAAGTCATCAAGAACGGAACCATCGTCACCGCCGATCTGACCTACAAGGCGGATGTGCTGATCGACAGCGGCAAGATCATCGAGATCGGCCCGAACCTGAAAGGCGACGAAGAGATCGACGCGACCGGCTGCTACGTGATGCCGGGCGGGATCGATCCGCATACCCATCTCGAGATGCCCTTCATGGGCACCTATTCGAGCGACGATTTCGAATCCGGCACCCGCGCGGCGCTGGCCGGCGGCACCACGATGGTCGTCGACTTCGCGCTGCCCGCGCCGGGCGAGGGCCTGCTGGAGGCGCTCAAGCGCTGGGACAACAAATCGACCCGCGCGCATTGCGACTACTCTTTCCACATGGCGATCACCTGGTGGAGCGAGCAGGTCTTCAACGAGATGAAGCAAGTTACCGAGCGCGGCATCAACACCTTCAAGCACTTCATGGCCTATAAGGGCGCGCTGATGGTGAACGATGACGAGCTCTATTCGAGCTTCAAGCGCTGCGCCGAGCTGGGCGCGATCCCGCTGGTCCATGCCGAGAATGGCGATGTCGTGGCAGAGCTGTCCGCGAAGCTGCTGGCCGATGGCAATAACGGCCCCGAAGGTCACGCCTATTCGCGCCCGCCGCAGGTCGAGGGCGAGGCCACCAACCGCGCGATCATGATCGCCGATATGGCGGGCGTGCCGCTTTATGTCGTGCACACCTCCTGCGAGGAAAGCCACGAGGCGATCCGCCGCGCCAAGATGCAGGGCAAGCGCGTCTGGGGCGAGCCGCTGATCCAGCACCTCACGCTCGATGAGAGCGAGTATTTCGACAAGGATTGGGACCACGCCGCGCGCCGCGTGATGTCGCCGCCCTTCCGCAACAAGCAGCATCAGGACAGCCTCTGGGCTGGTCTCGCCTCGGGCTCGCTCTCGGTGGTCGCGACCGATCACTGCGCCTTCTCGACCGAGCAGAAGCGCTATGGCGTGGGCGATTTCACCAAGATCCCGAACGGCACCGGCGGCTTGGAAGACCGGATGCCGATGCTCTGGACCTATGGGGTCGAGACCGGCCGGATCACGATGAACGAATTCGTGGCCGTGACCTCGACCAACATCGCGAAGATTCTCAACGTCTATCCGAAGAAGGGCGCGGTTCTGGTTGGTGCGGATGCCGATCTCGTGGTCTGGGATCCGGAGGCGACCAAGACGATCTCGGCCAAGACCCAGCAATCTGCCATCGATTACAACGTGTTCGAGGGCAAAGAGGTCAAGGGTCTGCCGCGCTACACGCTCAGCCGCGGTGTCGTCGCCTGGGCCGATGGCAAGATCCAGACGCCCGAGGGCCACGGTGAATTCGTCGCGCGCGATCCAGGCATGCCGGTGACCAAGGCTCTGTCCACCTGGAAAGAGCTCACCGCGCCGCGTCCGGTCGAACGCAGCGGTATCCCGGCGACCGGGGTATAAGGCTTCATGGCGGCCCCGGTCAGTTCCGGCGTTTTGGAGGCTGCGGTCTATGTCGAGGATCTCGACGCGACCGAAGCCTTCTACGGCGGGCTGCTGGGGCTCGAGCGGCTAACCCGTCGCGACGGGCGGCATGTCTTTTTCCGCTGTGGCGACAGCGTGATCCTGACCTTCATCGCTCAGGCCACGCGGGAGCCACCCGACCCGGAGGCGGCGCTGCCCGTTCCACCGCATGGCGCGGTCGGACCGGGGCATGTATGTCTCGCGGCGGAGGCGGAACAACTGAACGAATGGGAACGACATTTGAGGGACAATAACGTGGAGATTGAGGCCGACTTCTATTGGCCGAACGGAGCGCGGTCGATCTACCTGCGCGACCCGGCGGGCAACAGCGTCGAGATTGCGGATAAAACCCTGTGGAGGCGCGGATGACGGCAGCACCGGTAATTCAGGCCCGCGGGCTCAATCTGACTTTCCAGACGGGGGACGGTTCGGTTCACGCGCTGAAAGATATCGATCTCGATATCGAGAAGGGCGAATTCGTGAGCTTCATCGGCCCTTCGGGCTGCGGCAAGACGACCTTCCTGCGGTGCATCGCGGCACTGGAGACGCCCACGGGCGGCTCGCTCACCGTGAACGGCATCTCGCCGGAGGAAGCCCGCAAGGCGCGCAGCTACGGCTACGTGTTCCAGGCGGCGGGTCTTTATCCTTGGCGTACGATCGCGGGGAATGTGAAGCTTCCGCTGGAAATCATGGGCTATTCCAAGGCGCAGCAGGAAGAGCGTGTTGAAAAAGTGCTCTCGCTCGTCGACCTCGAAGGTTTCGGCAAAAAGTTCCCCTGGCAGCTCTCGGGCGGCATGCAACAACGCGCCTCGATCGCGCGGGCGCTGGCCTTCGACGCCGAGATCCTGCTGATGGACGAGCCCTTCGGCGCGCTCGACGAGATCGTGCGCGACAAGCTCAACGAAGAGCTTCTCAAGCTCTGGTCGGCCACCAACAAGACGATCGGCTTCGTGACCCACTCGATCCCGGAAGCGGTCTATCTGTCGACCAAGATCGTCGTGATGTCGCCCCGTCCGGGCCGCATCCACGAGGTGATCGAGAGTACGTTGCCGAAAGGGCCGCGTCCGCTCGACATCCGCGACAGCGAGGAATTCCTGCAGATCGCGCACCGGGTGCGCGAGGGGCTTCGGGCGGGGCATGCCTATGATGAATGACCGCATGACCGACACCCGGACCGGGCGGGACTGCGCGCCGCTCTGGGCCTCGCCAAAGGCGCGTTCGGCCAAGCCGACGTGGAGGGCGGTCTGATGAAGATGATCGCACCCGTTCTGACGGTTCTGGCCGCGATCCTGCTGCTTTGGTACGCAGCCACCGTCTGGATGAATTCGCAATGGACCTACGATCAGGCGGCACGCGCCGGTGAAGAGGTCACGTTCTCCGAGCTTGTCACCGACACGCTGACCCAGAAACGCCCCGTTCTGCCCGCCCCGCATCAGGTGGCTGTCGGGCTGTGGGAAGGTGTGGCCGGGCAGAAGATCACCTCCAAGCGCAGCCTCGTCTTCCACGGCTGGATTACGCTCTCGGCGACGCTTGCGGGCTTCGCGCTGGGCACCGGTCTGGGCATTCTGCTGGCGGTGGGCATCACCCATAGCCGGGCGATGGACCTGAGCGTGATGCCCTGGGCAATCGCGAGCCAGACGATCCCGATCCTCGCCATCGCGCCGATGGTGATCGTGGTTCTCGCGAGCCTCGGGATCACCGGGCTGCTGCCCAAGGCGATCATCGCGGCTTACCTGAGCTTCTTCCCCGTGCTCGTCGGCATGGTGAAGGGGCTGCGCGCGCCCGATCACATGCAGCTCGATCTGCTGAAGACCTATAATGCGAGCCAGGGCGCGACCTTCTGGAAGCTGCGGCTGCCGTCGTCGATGCCGTACCTCTTCGCCTCGCTGAAAGTGGGTGTGGCGGCGAGCCTCGTCGGCACGATCGTGGCCGAACTGCCGGCGGGCGCGACCCGCGGGCTGGGCGCGCGGCTTCTGTCGGGCAGCTATTACGGGCAGACGGTGCAGATCTGGTCCGCTCTGTTCGCAGCGGCAGCGCTCGCGGCGATCCTCGTGGTGGTGGTCGGCATCATCGAACAAATCACCCTCAAGCGGATGGGGATGGTGCAATGAGCTGGCTTATTTTCGCAATCGTCTTCTGGCTGGCGGCCTGGGCGCTCAATACCTGGCTTGCGCGCCATCACGGCTCGGAGCGTTGGGCGCGTTTCCTGATCCCGGCTTTGTTCGGCATCACCCTCCTGCTTCTGTGGGAAGGTCTGGTTCGCGGGCTGAATATCAGCCCGGTGATCCTGCCCGCCCCGAGCCAGATCGCGGCGAGCCTGATGGCCTCGACCGATGTGCTGCGCGAGGATTTCGTGCAGACGATCCTGAAAGGCGCGCTGTCGGGCTATATCATCGGCTGCGGCGCGGCGGTGGTGGTGGCGATCCTGATCGACCGCTCGCCCTTCCTGCAACGCGGGCTGCTGCCGATCGGGAATTTCGTCGCGGCCCTGCCGATCGTCGGGATCGCGCCGATCCTCGTGATGTGGTTCGGCTTCGACTGGCAGTCGAAAGCGGCGGTCGTCGTGGTCATGGTCTTCTTCCCCGTTCTCGTGAACATGGTGGCGGGTCTGGCGGCCACGAATGCGCTTCAGCGCGACCTGATGGCGACCTATTCCGCAAGCTATTGGCAGGGGCTTTTCAAAATGCGTCTGCCTGCGGCGATGCCGTTTCTCTTCAACGGGTTGAAGATCGCGACGACACTGGCTTTGATCGGTGCGATCGTTGCCGAATTTTTCGGCAGCCCGACGAAAGGAATGGGCTTTCGCATCTCGACCGCGGTGGGGCAGCTTGATCTGCCGCTCGTGTGGTCGGAAATTACCGTTGCGGCCCTCGCGGGCTCGGGCTTCTATGGGCTTGTCGCCCTGATCGAGAAGCTGGTGACTTTCTGGCACCCGTCGCAACGGGCCCGGACGTAAGGGCAAGGAAGAGCCTGAGAAAAACCTAAAATCCCGGGCGTAAAGATCCGGGGCCAACAGTGGAGTAAAAGATGAAGAAACTGATCGCAGGGGTGGCCGCAAGCCTCACCATGGCGGGGGCCGCATGGGCCAACGAGGACGTAACGCTGCAGCTGAAATGGGTCACGCAGGCCCAGTTCGCGGGCTACTATGTCGCGCTCGACAAGGGCTTCTACGAGGATGCGGGGCTCGACGTGACCATCAAGCCGGGCGGCCCCGATATTGGGCCCGAGCAGGTGATCGCAGGCGGTGGCGCGGATGTCATCGTCGACTGGATGCCGGCGGCGCTGGCGGCCCGCGAGAAAGGGCTGCCGCTCGTGAATATCGCTCAGCCCTTCAAGAAGTCGGGCATGATGCTGACCTGCCTCAAGGAAAGCGGCATCAAGACCCCCGAGGACTTCCCCGGCCATACGCTGGGCGTGTGGTTCTTCGGCAATGAATACCCGTTCCTGAGCTGGATGAACCATCTCGGCATCTCGACCGAGGGCGGCGACGATGGCGTGACCGTGCTCAAGCAGGGCTTCAACGTCGATCCGCTGCTGCAAAAGCAGGCGGCCTGTATCTCGACCATGACCTATAACGAGTATCTGCAGGTGCTCGAAGCGGGCATTCAGCCCGACCAGCTGGTGACCTTCAAGTATGAAGACGAAGGCGTCGCGACGCTCGAAGACGGCCTTTACGTGCTCGAAGAGAACCTCAAGGACCCGGCCTTCGTCGACAAGATGGCGAAATTCGTGAAGGCCTCGATGGAAGGCTGGAAATACGCCGAGGAGCATCCCAAGGAAGCTGCGCAGATCATTCTCGACAATGACGAGACCGGTGCGCAGACGATGGAGCACCAAGAGGGCATGATGGAAGAGGTCGCCAAGCTGACCGCTGGCTCGAACGGCACGCTCGACCCCGCCGATTACGAGCGCACCGTCGACGTTCTGATGTCGGGCGGTTCGGACCCGGTCATCACCAAGAAGCCGGAAGGCGCTTGGACCCATGAGGTGACCGACAAGGCTGGCCTCGAATAAGAGAGACGCTCTCGCGAAACACGAAGCCCTCCGGTGCGCCGGGGGGCTTTTTCATGTTCGGGGTTTCTTAAGAGGAATCGGTTTTGCTGAGCGGCAGGAGGCATTCGCATGGCCGATCGATCAATGACCGCGCAACGTGCGCGAGCCCGCGCACGGGCCCGCAGGCGCCAGCAGCGCACACACCCGGCCCTGACCGCGTTCTACGCGGTCCTCGTGATCGGGGTTGCCGGTGGACTGTTCTTCCTTGCCTGGAAAAGCCAGTTCGCGGCCCCGCCGAGCTATCTCTTCGACACGCCGACCCAGCCGATCGAGGCGGCCTATTGCCTTGCCGTAGTACGCGGGCTCTCGGGCGGCGGAAGTGGGGGATATATCGCGCAGGCGCAGGATTTCTGGCTGCAACGCCTACTGAATTTCAGCGGCGATGTCGCGGGCAATATCGCGAAGGGCGAAGACGCGCTCGGGCACCATCTCATTGGCAGACCCGTGCCAGATCGCCAATGGCTCGTCGACGCGATGGCTGCCTGCTCCAACCGGGCCGTGAATTACGGGGCGCATTTCGGGGCCTTCGATTAGCGCCGGGATGCGCAGGCTTCACGCAAGACGGATGGGGCAAGCGCTTATGTGGACGGCATCTCGCCGGATCGTGCCTCGGAAGGTGCGGCTTCGCCGGAGGACGCGCCGAGGAATGCAGCCTCCGCTGGCGAGAGATCGGCCCGGGTGCGGGGCAGGGCGAGGGGCATCTTGGCCTGAATCCACGCCACCAGCTCCTCGCGGATATGGCAGCGCAGATCGAAGGTGCGCGGCCCGTTGCGTGCGGAGGCGAGGATTCGCACCTCCATCACCCGCTCGCGGAAATCGGTCACCTGCAGGGCAAAGACCTTCCCGTCCCAGAGCGGATCGGCGCGGGTAATCTCTTCGGCCTTCGCGCGGATCGCGGCGACGTCGGCCGTGTGGTCGAGATAGATCATGACAGTGCCGATCAGATCGGCGCTTTCGCGGGTCCAGTTCTGGAAGGGCTGCTCGATGAAATAGCTCAAGGGCACCACGAGCCGCCGCCAATCCCAGATGCGGATGACAACGTAAGTGGATGTGATCTCTTCGACATTGCCCCATTCGCCCTCGACGATCAGCGCATCGTCGATGCGGATCGGCTGGGTCAGGGCAAGCTGGATGCCTGCGAACAGGTTCTTGAGAACCGGCTGCAGCGCGAGGCCCACGACGATACCCGCGGCCCCGCCCGCCGCCAGAAGCGACACGCCATATTGGCGCACGGCGGGGAAGGTCATCAGGGCGGCTGCGACCGCGAGGATCACGATCATCACCTTGGCCACGCGCATCAGGATGCGGGTCTGGGTGACGTGCTTGCGCGCCAGCAGGTTGTCTTCCGCGTCGAGCTTGAAGCGCCGCAGGTGGATCGTCGTCCAGATGTAGAGCGCGGTATAGGCGATCCAGGCGAGGCACAGGATCAGCGCGACCAACAGAATATGGGTGATTGCACTGGTGACTGCGGCGCTGGCGGGCGCGAGCCCGTTTGCAAAGCCAAGCGCGGCGATCAGCAGGATCAACCGCATCGGCTGCGCCCCGCGTGCAACCAGCGAGCGCCAGAACAGATCGCGATCGGCCACCGCGCGGTTGAGCGCTGTGAACAACACCCTAAACAGCAGCAACGCGATCAGCGCCGCCGTCGCATAGGCGATCAGCGCCACGGCCCAGTCCGGCAGGAATTTCTGTGCCGTATCGATGGCGCTGGCCAGTTCGGTCTCGATCGTCTCGGGCTCCATTCGGGTCTCCGCAAATTGCCGCGCGCTATGCTGCGCTGCCGCATTGATGATGGCGCATCGGGCGGAGCTGTCAAATCGGGCCGGAAATTGACGTCGATCATAGAGCGAACAGGCCGGGAATGTAGAATGACACGTAGGGAAATCGTCCCATGCCGAGAATTGGAGAGAGCCATGAAAAACCGCTTTTTCGCAACCGCCGCACAGCTTGGAGCCGTCGTCGCACTGGTCGCGCTTGCAGGCTGTGCGCAGCTTGAACGCGATATCGGGGAATGCGAGCCGGGTGTCGGGGGTATGTCGGGCATGGCCACGGTCACACCCTCTGGAACGGGACCCTGCTGAGGCCCTGTAAACCGCTGTAAAACTATTTTCTTCTTCTGCACTTGTTTGTAAAAACGGGTGCAGGAGGAGTTTACATGGCCCGTTCCCCGCTGACCGGCACCCGCATTCGCGAGCGGCGCAATGCGCTTGGCTTGAAGCAGGCCGAACTGGCGCGGGCCTCCGGCATTTCGGCGGCCTATCTCAACCTGATCGAGCATAATCGCCGCCGGGTCAGCGATGCGCTGATCGAGCGGATCGCGGGCGCGATGGGCGTCGATTCGGTCACGCTGGGCGAGGGGGCGGAGGGCGCGCTGTTCGCAGGGCTGCGCGAAGCGGTCGCGTCGCTGGAACTGGCCGAGACAGGTAACGGCAATGGCGCGGGCACCGCTAGCCAAGCCGCGCCCGATCTCGACCGCATCGAGGAATTCGTCGGTCGCTTTCCCGCATGGGCCGCGCTCTTGGTGAACCGTCAGGCGCGGCTGGCGGAGCTGGAGCGCGTGGTCGAAACCTATGCCGAGCGCATGGCGCAGGACCCGTTCCTGCTGACCTCGCTGCATGAGGTACTCTCGGCGGTGACCTCGCTGCGCTCCACCGCCGCGATCCTTGTCGAGACCGAGGATATCGAGCCGGAATGGCGCGCGCGGTTTCTCAACACGATTCAGGAGGAAAGCCTGCGCCTGTCGGGAACGGCGGAGGCTTTGGTCGGCTATCTCGACGAGATGGAAACCGCCGAGACCGGCCTGTCCTCGCCGCAAGAGCAGCTCGAGGCGTGGCTCGAAGCGCGCGGCTGGCATTTCCCGGAACTGGAGGGTGCGGGGACCGACCCGGAGGCGCTGATTGCGGGCGCACCGGAACTGGCCTCTGCCGCGGCGCGGGAGCTGGCCCGCAGCCATCTGCAGTGGCAGGCCGCCGATGCGCGTGCCTTGCCGCTCGATCCGGTGCTGGCGGCGCTGGCCGAGCTCGGCCCCGATCCGGGCGCGCTGGCGGCGCGCTTCGCGGCGCCGCTCGCGCAGGTGTTGCGGCGGCTCGCGGCCCTGCCAGCAGGCGCGCCGGGTTTGGGGCAGCCGGGGCTGGTGATCTGCGACGGCTCGGGCACGCTGACCTTCCGCCGCGCAGCCCCCGGGTTTCTGCTGCCGCGCTTCGCCGCCGCCTGCCCGCTCTGGCCGCTCTATGAGGCGCTAGCACGGCCGATGCAGCCGATCCGGGCGCTGGTCGATATGGCGGGGCGCTTGCCGCAACGCTTCCTGACCTATGCCGTCTCCGAGCCGCGCCCGACGGGGTTCGACGGTCCGGTGCTGATGCGCGCCACCATGCTGATCCTGCCAGCGCCTGCACAGAGCGCTGATGCACCGGCGCGCCCGATCGGTGCGTCGTGCCGGATCTGTCCGCGCGGCGAGTGTCCGGGGCGGCGCGAGCCTTCGATCGTCGCGGATGCGTCGGCGGGGAGGGCGTGAGGGTTTGACAGGGCGCGACACGGTGGCGATAGTCGGGTGAGGGGGATGGCTATGGCGCAAAGACAGGTGCTGTTGATCGAGGACGAGCCGCATATCGCGGAGGCGATCCGGTTCATCCTGACGCGTGCGGGCTGGACGGTGTCGGTGCTCGAAGACGGCGCGCGGGCAATTGCGCGCATCACCGGCGATCCGCCCGACGCAATCATCCTTGATCTGATGCTGCCGGGGCGCTCCGGTCTCGAAATCCTTGCCGATATGCGTGCGGATGCCGCGCTGCGCGATTTGCCCGTTCTGATGCTCAGCGCGCGCGGGCAGGGGCGAGACCGCGATGCCGCGACCCGCGCCGGTGCGACAGCCTTCCTCGCCAAGCCATTTGCCAATGGCGACGTGCTCGACCAGCTCGAAGCGATCACCGGCGGGGGCGCTGCGCGCC contains:
- a CDS encoding Zn-dependent hydrolase, with product MSAPGENLRINPDRLWDSLMEMAKIGPGVAGGNNRQTLTDADAEGRALFQKWCEDAGMTMGVDTMGNMFATRAGEDPDALPVYMGSHLDTQPTGGKYDGVLGVLGALEAVRSMNDLGIKTKHPIVVTNWTNEEGTRFAPAMLASGVFAGIHTQDWAYDREDAEGKKFGDELKRVGWVGDEEVGARKMHAMFELHIEQGPILEAEGKDIGVVTHGQGLSWTQVTITGKDAHTGSTPMPMRKNAGLGMARVLELVDEIAWSHKPHAVGAAGHIDIYPNSRNVIPGKAVFTVDFRSPDLSVIEDMEKRLREGAKKICDEMGLEVEFEKTGGFDPVTFDPACVSAVRSAAERLGYSHRDIISGAGHDACWINAVAPTAMVMCPCVDGLSHNEAEDISKDWAGAGADVLFHAVLETAEIVS
- the hydA gene encoding dihydropyrimidinase → MTKVIKNGTIVTADLTYKADVLIDSGKIIEIGPNLKGDEEIDATGCYVMPGGIDPHTHLEMPFMGTYSSDDFESGTRAALAGGTTMVVDFALPAPGEGLLEALKRWDNKSTRAHCDYSFHMAITWWSEQVFNEMKQVTERGINTFKHFMAYKGALMVNDDELYSSFKRCAELGAIPLVHAENGDVVAELSAKLLADGNNGPEGHAYSRPPQVEGEATNRAIMIADMAGVPLYVVHTSCEESHEAIRRAKMQGKRVWGEPLIQHLTLDESEYFDKDWDHAARRVMSPPFRNKQHQDSLWAGLASGSLSVVATDHCAFSTEQKRYGVGDFTKIPNGTGGLEDRMPMLWTYGVETGRITMNEFVAVTSTNIAKILNVYPKKGAVLVGADADLVVWDPEATKTISAKTQQSAIDYNVFEGKEVKGLPRYTLSRGVVAWADGKIQTPEGHGEFVARDPGMPVTKALSTWKELTAPRPVERSGIPATGV
- a CDS encoding VOC family protein — protein: MAAPVSSGVLEAAVYVEDLDATEAFYGGLLGLERLTRRDGRHVFFRCGDSVILTFIAQATREPPDPEAALPVPPHGAVGPGHVCLAAEAEQLNEWERHLRDNNVEIEADFYWPNGARSIYLRDPAGNSVEIADKTLWRRG
- a CDS encoding ABC transporter ATP-binding protein; amino-acid sequence: MTAAPVIQARGLNLTFQTGDGSVHALKDIDLDIEKGEFVSFIGPSGCGKTTFLRCIAALETPTGGSLTVNGISPEEARKARSYGYVFQAAGLYPWRTIAGNVKLPLEIMGYSKAQQEERVEKVLSLVDLEGFGKKFPWQLSGGMQQRASIARALAFDAEILLMDEPFGALDEIVRDKLNEELLKLWSATNKTIGFVTHSIPEAVYLSTKIVVMSPRPGRIHEVIESTLPKGPRPLDIRDSEEFLQIAHRVREGLRAGHAYDE
- a CDS encoding ABC transporter permease, with protein sequence MKMIAPVLTVLAAILLLWYAATVWMNSQWTYDQAARAGEEVTFSELVTDTLTQKRPVLPAPHQVAVGLWEGVAGQKITSKRSLVFHGWITLSATLAGFALGTGLGILLAVGITHSRAMDLSVMPWAIASQTIPILAIAPMVIVVLASLGITGLLPKAIIAAYLSFFPVLVGMVKGLRAPDHMQLDLLKTYNASQGATFWKLRLPSSMPYLFASLKVGVAASLVGTIVAELPAGATRGLGARLLSGSYYGQTVQIWSALFAAAALAAILVVVVGIIEQITLKRMGMVQ
- a CDS encoding ABC transporter permease, coding for MSWLIFAIVFWLAAWALNTWLARHHGSERWARFLIPALFGITLLLLWEGLVRGLNISPVILPAPSQIAASLMASTDVLREDFVQTILKGALSGYIIGCGAAVVVAILIDRSPFLQRGLLPIGNFVAALPIVGIAPILVMWFGFDWQSKAAVVVVMVFFPVLVNMVAGLAATNALQRDLMATYSASYWQGLFKMRLPAAMPFLFNGLKIATTLALIGAIVAEFFGSPTKGMGFRISTAVGQLDLPLVWSEITVAALAGSGFYGLVALIEKLVTFWHPSQRART
- a CDS encoding ABC transporter substrate-binding protein — protein: MKKLIAGVAASLTMAGAAWANEDVTLQLKWVTQAQFAGYYVALDKGFYEDAGLDVTIKPGGPDIGPEQVIAGGGADVIVDWMPAALAAREKGLPLVNIAQPFKKSGMMLTCLKESGIKTPEDFPGHTLGVWFFGNEYPFLSWMNHLGISTEGGDDGVTVLKQGFNVDPLLQKQAACISTMTYNEYLQVLEAGIQPDQLVTFKYEDEGVATLEDGLYVLEENLKDPAFVDKMAKFVKASMEGWKYAEEHPKEAAQIILDNDETGAQTMEHQEGMMEEVAKLTAGSNGTLDPADYERTVDVLMSGGSDPVITKKPEGAWTHEVTDKAGLE
- a CDS encoding mechanosensitive ion channel family protein — its product is MEPETIETELASAIDTAQKFLPDWAVALIAYATAALIALLLFRVLFTALNRAVADRDLFWRSLVARGAQPMRLILLIAALGFANGLAPASAAVTSAITHILLVALILCLAWIAYTALYIWTTIHLRRFKLDAEDNLLARKHVTQTRILMRVAKVMIVILAVAAALMTFPAVRQYGVSLLAAGGAAGIVVGLALQPVLKNLFAGIQLALTQPIRIDDALIVEGEWGNVEEITSTYVVIRIWDWRRLVVPLSYFIEQPFQNWTRESADLIGTVMIYLDHTADVAAIRAKAEEITRADPLWDGKVFALQVTDFRERVMEVRILASARNGPRTFDLRCHIREELVAWIQAKMPLALPRTRADLSPAEAAFLGASSGEAAPSEARSGEMPST
- a CDS encoding helix-turn-helix transcriptional regulator, translating into MARSPLTGTRIRERRNALGLKQAELARASGISAAYLNLIEHNRRRVSDALIERIAGAMGVDSVTLGEGAEGALFAGLREAVASLELAETGNGNGAGTASQAAPDLDRIEEFVGRFPAWAALLVNRQARLAELERVVETYAERMAQDPFLLTSLHEVLSAVTSLRSTAAILVETEDIEPEWRARFLNTIQEESLRLSGTAEALVGYLDEMETAETGLSSPQEQLEAWLEARGWHFPELEGAGTDPEALIAGAPELASAAARELARSHLQWQAADARALPLDPVLAALAELGPDPGALAARFAAPLAQVLRRLAALPAGAPGLGQPGLVICDGSGTLTFRRAAPGFLLPRFAAACPLWPLYEALARPMQPIRALVDMAGRLPQRFLTYAVSEPRPTGFDGPVLMRATMLILPAPAQSADAPARPIGASCRICPRGECPGRREPSIVADASAGRA
- a CDS encoding response regulator transcription factor — encoded protein: MAQRQVLLIEDEPHIAEAIRFILTRAGWTVSVLEDGARAIARITGDPPDAIILDLMLPGRSGLEILADMRADAALRDLPVLMLSARGQGRDRDAATRAGATAFLAKPFANGDVLDQLEAITGGGAARREPA